The following proteins are encoded in a genomic region of Plasmodium coatneyi strain Hackeri chromosome 2, complete sequence:
- a CDS encoding Sarcoplasmic and endoplasmic reticulum Ca-ATPase has translation MENVVRHAHVHDVQEVLRALEVDPTKGLSKSQLAKRKEKYGLNELEVETKKGILELILNQFDDLLVKILLLAAFISFALTLLDMQSHEVAICDFIEPLVIVMILILNAAVGVWQECNAEKSLDALKQLQPTKAKVLRDGKWEIIDSKHLTIGDIIELSVGNKTPADARIIQIFSTSIKVEQSMLTGESCSVDKYAEKLDPSHKNCEIQLKKNILFSSTAIVAGRCIAVVTNIGMNTEIGQIQHAVMESTNEDTDTPLQIKIDSFGRQLSKIIFVICVTVWVINFKHFSDPIHGSFLYGCLYYFKISVALAVAAIPEGLPAVITTCLALGTRRMVKKNAIVRKLQSVETLGCTTVICSDKTGTLTTNQMTATVFHLFKETTTLKEYQLCQKGETFFFYESCLEENGQDNDSFFNKLKREEHLSGGKADQTSYQGSATVTSRGNHTHGSKHPPYGGQSDSEKYEEYPSDAETEKSLEHMPTNVNTIISRGSKILEDKIKKYAYSEYDYNFYMCMVNCNEANIFCNDGNEIVKVFGDSTELALLHFVHNFDIKPSSVKNNAMPAEYERASVKGKGKKGQQEKANPPSGANKTDELTGEMNNREESKSYPSECISAWRNECQLIKIIEFTRERKLMSVIVENKKKDFILYCKGAPENIIKNCNYYLVKNEVKPLTEELKNVICNQVKGMGKRALRTLSFAYRKLKKSDLNVSNAEEYFKLEKDMIYLGGLGIIDPPRKYVGRAINLCHLAGIRVFMITGDNMDTAKAIAKEINILHDYDMDDELDQQNAKSSKGGNNSKKLKCCYSGREFEDFPLEVQKDILKNKQRIVFCRTEPKHKKQIVKILKDLGETVAMTGDGVNDAPALKSADIGISMGINGTEVAKEASDIVLADDNFNTIVEAIKEGRCIYNNMKAFIRYLISSNIGEVASIFITALLGIPDSLAPVQLLWVNLVTDGLPATALGFNPPEHDVMKCKPRHKNDNLINGLTLLRYIIIGTYVGAATVSIFVYWYLFYPDSDGHTLVNFYQLSHYNQCKAWGNFRVKPVYGMSEDPCSYFSTGKVKASTLSLSVLVLIEMFNALNALSEYNSLFKIPPWRNMYLVLATIGSLLLHCMILYIPPLAKIFGVVPLTPYDWFLVFLWSFPVIIIDEVIKFYAKRQLNKGLSSKQKLE, from the exons ATGGAGAATGTAGTGCGGCACGCGCACGTGCACGACGTGCAGGAGGTGCTGAGGGCCCTGGAGGTGGACCCCACGAAGGGGTTATCGAAGagccagctagccaaaaggaaggaaaaatacggGCTGAACGAATTGGAAGtagaaacgaaaaaaggaatcctCGAGTTGATCCTGAACCAGTTTGATGACCTCCTAGTGAAGATCCTTCTTCTCGCAGCGTTCATAAGTTTCGCCCTAACTTTGCTGGACATGCAAAGTCATGAAGTTGCCATCTGTGATTTCATTGAACCGCTCGTCATAGTAATGATCCTAATTCTGAATGCTGCAGTGGGAGTGTGGCAGGAGTGCAACGCAGAGAAATCGTTGGATGCGCTGAAGCAGTTACAGCCGACCAAAGCCAAAGTGTTAAGAGATGGAAAGTGGGAAATCATAGACAGTAAGCACCTAACCATAGGTGATATTATCGAGCTAAGTGTAGGAAACAAGACTCCAGCAGATGCCAGGATTattcaaatattttccaccAGCATTAAAGTGGAGCAAAGTATGCTAACAGGGGAATCTTGTTCTGTCGATAAATATGCAGAGAAGTTAGATCCTAGTCATAAGAATTGCGAAATCCaactgaagaaaaatattttgttctcTTCCACTGCGATTGTAGCAGGTAGATGTATTGCCGTCGTAACGAATATTGGTATGAATACAGAAATCGGACAGATACAACACGCCGTTATGGAATCCACCAATGAAGATACAGACACTCCTCTGCAAATTAAAATTGACTCCTTTGGAAGACAACTCTCCAAAATTATCTTTGTTATATGTGTAACTGTATGGGTCATAAACTTCAAACATTTCTCAGACCCCATCCATGGGTCGTTCCTTTACGGCTGTCTGTATTATTTCAAAATTAGTGTTGCGCTGGCCGTGGCTGCTATTCCGGAGGGTCTGCCTGCCGTTATCACGACGTGCTTAGCATTAGGCACCAGGAGAATGGTTAAGAAAAACGCCATCGTAAGAAAACTGCAAAGTGTAGAAACGTTGGGTTGTACTACTGTTATCTGCTCAGACAAAACGGGAACACTGACCACCAACCAGATGACCGCAACGGTATTCCACTTGTTTAAAGAGACAACCACTTTGAAGGAGTACCAGCTGTGCCAAAAGGGCGaaacgttctttttttacgaatCTTGCTTAGAGGAAAATGGACAAGACAATGATTCCTTCTTCAACAAACTGAAGCGGGAGGAGCACTTATCCGGTGGGAAGGCGGACCAAACGTCTTACCAAGGATCTGCCACGGTCACCTCCAGGGGTAATCACACCCACGGCAGCAAGCACCCCCCCTACGGTGGACAAAGCGACAGTGAAAAGTATGAGGAGTACCCATCAGATGCCGAAACGGAGAAGTCCCTCGAGCATATGCCCACCAACGTTAACACCATCATCAGCCGGGGCAGCAAAATTTTGGaggacaaaattaaaaagtacgCCTACTCAGAGTACGACTACAACTTCTACATGTGCATGGTGAATTGTAACGAAGCCAACATTTTCTGCAACGACGGGAACGAAATTGTGAAGGTTTTTGGAGACAGCACGGAGTTGGCCCTCCTCCACTTTGTTCACAACTTTGATATAAAGCCTAGTTcggtaaaaaataatgccaTGCCGGCTGAATACGAAAGGGCCTCTGTCAAGGGTAAAGGTAAAAAGGGACAACAGGAAAAAGCAAACCCACCAAGTGGGGCAAACAAGACGGACGAATTAACCGGCGAAATGAACAACAGGGAGGAAAGCAAGTCCTACCCAAGTGAGTGCATATCCGCATGGAGAAATGAATGCCAactaattaaaataatagaGTTCACCAGGGAGAGGAAGCTAATGAGTGTCAtcgtggaaaataaaaaaaaagacttcaTTCTATATTGCAAAGGAGCACcagaaaatataataaagaaTTGTAACTACTATTTGGTTAAGAATGAAGTGAAGCCACTCACAGAGgaattgaaaaatgtgaTATGCAATCAAGTGAAGGGTATGGGAAAGAGAGCCTTACGCACGTTAAGTTTCGCATATAGGAAGTTGAAAAAGTCAGATTTAAATGTTTCCAACGCGGAAGAATATTTCAAACTGGAGAAAGACATGATCTACCTAGGAGGGCTCGGTATAATTGACCCCCCAAGAAAGTATGTTGGAAGAGCCATTAACCTGTGCCATTTGGCTGGAATTAGAGTCTTTATGATAACAGGGGATAATATGGATACAGCGAAAGCCATCGCGAAGGAGATTAACATTCTTCACGATTATGACATGGATGACGAGCTGGACCAGCAGAACGCCAAATCGtccaaggggggaaacaactctaaaaaattaaaatgttgcTATAGTGGAAGAGAGTTCGAAGATTTTCCACTCGAAGTACAGAaggacattttaaaaaataaacagcGCATCGTTTTCTGTAGAACGGAACCAAAGCATAAAAAGCAAATTGTGAAAATATTGAAGGATTTGGGAGAAACGGTTGCCATGACAGGAGATGGAGTGAATGACGCTCCTGCTTTGAAATCGGCAGATATAGGAATTTCCATGGGAATAAACGGAACTGAAGTAGCGAAAGAAGCATCCGATATTGTTTTGGCTGACGATAATTTCAACACCATTGTGGAGGCAATCAAGGAAGGCAGATGCATTTACAACAATATGAAGGCTTTTATCCGTTATCTCATTAGTAGTAACATTGGAGAGGTGgcctccatttttattactgCTTTGCTAGGCATCCCAGACAGCCTTGCTCCGGTGCAGCTTCTCTGGGTTAACTTGGTCACCGACGGGTTGCCCGCCACGGCGTTGG GATTCAACCCGCCCGAACACGACGTCATGAAGTGCAAGCCCAGACACAAAAACGACAATCTGATAAACGGCCTGACTCTGCTCAGGTACATCATCATAGGAACCTACGTCGGAGCGGCTACGGTTTCCATCTTCGTCTATTGGTACCTCTTTTACCCGGACTCGGATGGTCATACGCTAGTGAATTTCTACCAACTGTCTCACTACAACCAATGCAAGGCCTGGGGCAACTTCCGCGTCAAGCCGGTCTACGGCATGTCAGAGGACCCCTGTTCCTACTTCTCTACGGGCAAGGTCAAG GCAAGCACCCTCTCCCTCTCCGTGCTGGTCCTCATCGAGATGTTCAACGCGCTGAATGCGCTCAGCGAGTACAACTCCCTGTTTAAGATCCCCCCCTGGAGAAACATGTACCTCGTGCTGGCCACCATCGGCTCGCTGCTGCTTCACTGCATGATTTTGTACATCCCCCCCCTTGCTAAAATTTTCGGTGTTGTCCCACTCACGCCATACGACTGGTTCCTAGTCTTCCTGTGGTCCTTCCCCGTCATTATCATTGATGAAGTTATTAAGTTCTACGCGAAGAGGCAGCTTAACAAAGGACTGTCGTCCAAGCAGAAGCTCGAGTGA
- a CDS encoding Rab5c GTPase, giving the protein MAHYLSNLNSSDKYDAGPNYHSNKVFNSKLVLLGDTSVGKSCIVVRFAKNEFYEYQESTIGAAFMTQLIDIGECTIKFEIWDTAGQERYRSLAPMYYRGASAAVIVYDITNKKSFEGAKGWIHELKSVHSNDIIIALAGNKKDLEKNRVVDRELAESFANSNNILFIETSAKTGQNVNELFLRIAKKLPLQKEQDKFSGIQINNTEEAKKKCC; this is encoded by the exons ATGGCACACTACCTATCCAATTTAAACAGCAGTGACAAATATGACGCGGGCCCAAACTACCACTCCAACAAGGTTTTCAATTCAAAGTTGGTTCTGTTAG GAGACACGTCGGTAGGGAAATCCTGCATCGTCGTGAGATTTGCCAAGAATGAATTTTATGAGTACCAGGAGTCGACCATTGGTG CTGCCTTTATGACTCAACTGATCGACATAGGCGAGTGCACCATAAAGTTTGAAATTTGGGACACCGCagg GCAAGAAAGATACAGAAGCTTGGCCCCAATGTATTATCG GGGCGCGTCAGCAGCCGTTATCGTGTACGACATAACGAACAAGAAGTCGTTTGAAGGCGCCAAGGGCTGGATCCACGAGCTGAAGTCAGTTCACTCCAATGACATCATCATAG CCCTCGCCGGCAACAAAAAGGACTTGGAAAAAAACCGCGTGGTGGACAGAGAA ctagctGAGTCTTTCgccaacagcaacaacattCTGTTCATCGAGACGTCTGCTAAAACGGGACAGAACGTGAACGAGTTGTTTTTGAGGATAG CTAAGAAGTTGCCCCTGCAGAAGGAGCAGGACAAGTTCTCGGGAATTCAG ATTAACAACACCgaagaagcaaagaaaaagtgcTGCTAA